In Streptomyces sp. NBC_00448, the following are encoded in one genomic region:
- a CDS encoding dihydrodipicolinate synthase family protein, which yields MTVETQESPTSLDELRGRLSTVVAIPVTPFHQDGSVDWDTHVALIHRLMDNAVEVVTPNGNTGEFYSLTAAETRRAVESTVAAVAGRAEVMAGVGLDVASAVAAARHARAAGAGSVMVHQPVHPYRSAEGWINYHSAIADAVPELGVVLYVRDPRVSGAQLRALADRSPNVVAVKYAVPDPVRFASVARDAGLHRFAWIAGLAELSSPGYWAVGATGFTSGLVNVAPRLSGALLEALRDGDFAKAMSVWEEIRLFEELRAADASADNVSVVKEALAQLELCGPAVRPPSRVLPDDVRVRIAELISAWRQGGWL from the coding sequence ATGACTGTGGAAACGCAGGAGAGCCCGACCTCCCTGGACGAGTTGCGCGGCAGGCTGTCGACGGTGGTGGCCATCCCGGTCACGCCCTTCCACCAGGACGGCAGTGTGGACTGGGACACCCACGTCGCGCTGATCCACCGCCTCATGGACAACGCCGTCGAGGTCGTGACGCCCAATGGCAACACCGGCGAATTCTACTCCCTCACCGCGGCCGAGACCCGACGTGCCGTGGAGTCGACGGTGGCCGCCGTCGCCGGCCGCGCCGAGGTGATGGCCGGGGTCGGCCTCGACGTGGCCAGCGCGGTCGCCGCGGCCCGCCATGCCAGGGCGGCAGGCGCCGGCTCGGTGATGGTGCACCAGCCCGTCCACCCCTACCGCTCCGCAGAGGGCTGGATCAACTACCACAGCGCCATCGCCGACGCCGTCCCCGAACTGGGCGTCGTCCTGTACGTCCGCGACCCGCGCGTCTCCGGGGCGCAGCTGCGCGCGCTGGCCGACCGGAGCCCGAACGTCGTCGCCGTCAAGTACGCCGTGCCGGACCCGGTGCGCTTCGCGTCCGTGGCCCGGGACGCAGGACTGCACCGCTTCGCCTGGATCGCCGGACTTGCCGAGCTGTCCAGCCCGGGCTACTGGGCGGTGGGCGCGACCGGCTTCACCTCGGGTCTGGTGAACGTGGCGCCGCGGCTGTCGGGCGCGCTGCTGGAGGCATTGCGCGACGGCGACTTCGCCAAGGCGATGTCCGTGTGGGAGGAGATCCGGCTCTTCGAGGAGCTTCGGGCGGCCGACGCGTCGGCGGACAACGTCAGCGTCGTCAAGGAGGCGCTGGCCCAACTGGAGCTGTGCGGACCGGCCGTCCGGCCACCGTCCCGGGTACTGCCCGATGACGTGCGGGTCCGGATCGCAGAACTGATATCGGCCTGGCGGCAGGGCGGTTGGCTGTGA
- a CDS encoding GntR family transcriptional regulator, with protein MLAPHDSSRPGTLPPSRTEVVLESLKHAILTGELKPGQALVETELAERIGVSKTPVREALKVLAGSGLVVMLPYKGGAVRMVDEALARAVYDMRLLLEPVAAGRATLSRLALDAAGAALDAADHARDAADRSLANRAFHRALYAGCGNPLLVKALDDLRDQTALVSSVAWARQPSWEQEAREHREILAAAAAGDATLVRARMRSHISAFVARNFPENEAE; from the coding sequence ATCCTTGCGCCGCATGACAGTTCACGACCAGGAACGCTGCCGCCCTCGCGTACGGAGGTCGTCCTGGAGTCCCTCAAGCACGCGATCCTGACCGGTGAACTCAAGCCGGGTCAGGCCCTGGTGGAGACGGAACTGGCCGAGCGGATCGGGGTTTCCAAGACCCCGGTGCGCGAGGCCCTCAAGGTGCTGGCCGGCTCCGGCCTGGTGGTCATGCTCCCTTACAAGGGGGGTGCGGTCCGGATGGTGGATGAGGCCCTGGCGCGTGCCGTGTACGACATGCGGCTGCTGCTGGAGCCGGTGGCCGCGGGCCGTGCCACGCTGTCACGGCTCGCTCTGGATGCCGCCGGCGCCGCGCTGGATGCCGCCGACCATGCCCGGGACGCCGCCGACAGGTCGCTGGCCAACCGGGCCTTCCACCGCGCCCTGTACGCGGGTTGCGGCAACCCGCTGCTGGTGAAGGCCCTGGACGACCTGCGGGACCAGACGGCGCTGGTCTCCAGCGTGGCCTGGGCCCGGCAGCCGTCGTGGGAGCAGGAGGCCCGCGAGCACCGCGAGATCCTGGCGGCAGCCGCTGCGGGGGACGCCACCCTCGTACGGGCCCGGATGCGCAGCCACATCAGCGCCTTCGTGGCGCGCAACTTCCCTGAGAACGAAGCGGAGTAG